The Sulfurimonas lithotrophica genome includes a region encoding these proteins:
- a CDS encoding YajQ family cyclic di-GMP-binding protein yields MAKEHSFDITAKIDLQNFKNAINLVDREVANRYDFKGTPYEVNFREKEKLLILVASSDNKLDALKDIVISKFLKQGLSSKVLDELKVEDASGGTRKATFKVVDYIETKEAKKITADIKKMKLKVTAQIEGDSIRVKGKNLDDLQKVIKEIRSSEWEAPLTFENMR; encoded by the coding sequence ATGGCAAAAGAACACTCGTTTGATATAACGGCAAAAATAGATTTGCAAAATTTCAAAAATGCAATCAATCTTGTTGATAGGGAAGTGGCAAACAGGTATGATTTTAAAGGCACACCGTATGAAGTTAACTTTAGAGAAAAAGAGAAACTTCTTATTTTAGTAGCATCAAGCGATAACAAACTAGATGCACTTAAAGATATCGTTATATCCAAGTTTTTAAAACAGGGTCTTAGTTCAAAAGTTTTGGACGAGTTAAAAGTTGAAGATGCATCGGGTGGGACAAGAAAAGCTACATTTAAAGTCGTAGATTATATAGAGACTAAAGAAGCAAAAAAAATCACGGCAGATATCAAAAAAATGAAGTTAAAAGTTACCGCTCAGATAGAGGGTGACAGCATAAGAGTTAAGGGTAAAAATCTTGATGATTTGCAAAAGGTTATAAAAGAGATTCGTTCAAGCGAGTGGGAAGCTCCGCTAACATTTGAAAATATGAGATAA
- a CDS encoding DUF1538 domain-containing protein: MLNFASFLKLLKESFRDLLPIILVILFFQLAIIQTIPENWLSTTIGLTIVGIGLAVFLLGLEVGIFPVGEGLARDFAHKGSTFWIILFAFMIGFGTTVAEPALVVIAEKAAAISSGRIDAFTLRMVVAFSVGFAIVLGVWRIIKGHPIHYYIIAGYILVVASTTISPHEIVGLAFDLGGVTTSTVTVPLVAALGIGLASTIKGRNPVLDGFGLIAFASLTPMIFVQFYGIFVYEYVEATQTVKKVASHLAETSTAYNLSIINILKGILAVIGDVAPILLVILFFQYVVLKKPIENFRNVVIGFALVIIGLDAFIVGLEMGLFSLGEMMALQLTQNDSHVIIYSFAFAIGFSTTMAEPSLTAIAKKAQQISDGKINDFVLRAFVALGVALGIALGAFRIVHGGDIVYYISVGYIFVIVLTFIAPKYIIPIAYDSGGVTTSTVTVPLVAALGLGLATNIPGRDPLIDGFGLIAFASLFPMLTVMSYGVITEKMGIKGQQEKEELHMEELRHALEHAEDMGLSTVNVQGTDKRHSYTMQFSAVHVIVPKDREDEALIAAKEAGARGVTIMQAHGMGLEEMDNFYTRLHSDATDSNLMFITPTRNVESIIKRIMKDLDITGEGDGIAYSYPITHLKGLTLKLADL, encoded by the coding sequence TTGTTAAACTTTGCCTCTTTTTTGAAACTGCTTAAAGAATCTTTTAGAGACTTATTGCCTATTATATTGGTAATCTTATTTTTTCAATTAGCAATCATACAAACTATACCGGAAAACTGGTTAAGTACAACAATCGGTTTAACAATCGTAGGTATCGGTTTAGCCGTATTTTTACTCGGTCTTGAAGTTGGGATTTTTCCTGTCGGTGAGGGTTTAGCCAGAGACTTTGCACATAAAGGCTCAACATTCTGGATAATACTTTTTGCCTTTATGATAGGTTTTGGTACAACCGTAGCCGAACCTGCACTTGTCGTAATTGCCGAAAAAGCCGCAGCCATAAGTAGCGGTCGTATAGATGCATTCACACTTCGTATGGTTGTAGCATTTTCCGTGGGGTTTGCAATAGTCCTTGGTGTTTGGAGGATTATTAAAGGTCATCCTATTCACTATTATATCATTGCAGGTTATATTCTGGTCGTAGCTTCTACAACGATATCTCCGCATGAAATAGTAGGTTTAGCATTTGATTTAGGCGGTGTTACAACCTCAACGGTAACTGTTCCGCTTGTTGCGGCACTGGGCATCGGTCTTGCATCTACAATAAAGGGTCGCAATCCTGTACTTGATGGTTTTGGGCTTATAGCCTTTGCATCGCTTACGCCTATGATATTTGTACAGTTTTACGGTATATTTGTATATGAGTATGTTGAAGCAACACAAACCGTAAAAAAAGTCGCTTCCCATTTGGCTGAAACATCTACGGCATATAATCTTTCAATTATAAACATACTCAAAGGTATTTTAGCGGTTATAGGAGATGTGGCTCCTATTCTTTTGGTTATTTTATTTTTTCAATACGTTGTACTAAAAAAACCAATTGAAAATTTTAGAAACGTAGTTATAGGTTTTGCTTTAGTTATTATCGGTTTAGATGCTTTTATAGTCGGTTTGGAAATGGGTCTATTCTCACTAGGTGAGATGATGGCATTGCAACTGACACAAAATGATTCTCACGTAATTATCTACTCATTTGCATTCGCGATAGGTTTTTCGACGACTATGGCCGAACCCTCACTTACTGCTATTGCAAAAAAAGCCCAACAAATATCCGACGGTAAAATAAACGATTTTGTTCTTCGAGCCTTTGTAGCTTTGGGTGTAGCACTCGGTATCGCTCTTGGTGCGTTTAGGATTGTACACGGTGGAGATATTGTTTACTATATCTCTGTGGGTTATATCTTTGTTATAGTATTAACATTTATCGCACCAAAATATATAATCCCTATTGCATATGATAGCGGCGGGGTAACTACATCTACCGTAACCGTTCCACTAGTTGCGGCACTAGGACTCGGGCTTGCTACAAACATACCCGGACGCGATCCGCTTATTGACGGTTTTGGGCTAATCGCTTTTGCATCTCTTTTTCCGATGCTAACTGTTATGAGTTACGGTGTTATAACCGAAAAGATGGGCATCAAAGGACAACAGGAAAAAGAAGAGTTGCATATGGAAGAGCTTCGTCATGCACTTGAACATGCAGAAGACATGGGTCTATCTACCGTAAATGTTCAAGGAACAGATAAAAGACATTCTTATACGATGCAATTTTCCGCGGTACATGTTATTGTACCTAAAGACAGAGAAGATGAAGCACTTATAGCGGCTAAAGAAGCAGGAGCAAGAGGTGTGACTATAATGCAGGCTCACGGAATGGGACTTGAAGAGATGGATAACTTTTATACTCGCCTTCATAGCGATGCAACAGATTCAAACCTAATGTTTATTACGCCGACAAGAAACGTAGAGAGTATAATTAAACGAATTATGAAAGACTTGGATATTACGGGTGAGGGTGACGGTATCGCATATTCATACCCTATCACACACCTAAAAGGTTTAACCCTAAAACTAGCAGACTTATAG
- a CDS encoding TrmH family RNA methyltransferase, translated as MELIKIKNINDKNLKIYHQMRDNAFDELNSFVADSPKVVNILLQSKLELKSKLELKSILATKEYFEEFKSLLEQRDDLLCYEATKEQMQTLVGHKIHHNCMLQGIRPKENALDELGKNILMLDNITSSENVGSIARSMAGLGVGSYLLPKESPHPYGRRALRVSMGYMSRLKYCIYDDILSTIDKLKAEGYKIYAAELTSNSIPLKDVKVSDKWVLIMGSEGHGISKEVLEVCDEVVNIEMMQDVKSFNVSVAASIMMYKFVN; from the coding sequence ATGGAGTTGATTAAAATAAAAAATATAAATGATAAAAACTTAAAAATATACCATCAGATGCGTGATAATGCATTTGATGAGTTAAACTCTTTTGTGGCGGATTCTCCTAAGGTTGTGAATATTCTTTTGCAAAGCAAATTGGAGCTAAAAAGCAAATTGGAGCTAAAAAGTATATTGGCTACAAAAGAGTATTTTGAAGAGTTTAAATCACTTTTGGAGCAAAGAGACGATTTGCTTTGTTACGAGGCAACAAAAGAGCAGATGCAGACATTGGTCGGACATAAGATTCATCATAACTGTATGCTGCAGGGTATTCGTCCAAAAGAAAATGCTTTGGATGAACTCGGTAAAAATATACTAATGCTTGATAATATAACATCGAGTGAAAATGTCGGCTCAATAGCTAGAAGTATGGCAGGTCTCGGTGTCGGCTCATACCTTTTACCAAAAGAATCACCGCATCCGTACGGAAGACGTGCCTTGCGTGTATCTATGGGATATATGAGCAGATTAAAGTATTGCATCTATGATGATATTCTTTCAACCATAGATAAACTAAAAGCTGAAGGTTATAAAATTTATGCAGCTGAATTAACGTCAAATTCGATACCTTTAAAAGATGTAAAAGTCAGTGATAAATGGGTGTTGATTATGGGAAGTGAAGGACACGGTATATCAAAAGAGGTACTAGAAGTTTGTGATGAGGTTGTAAATATTGAGATGATGCAAGATGTTAAAAGTTTTAACGTCTCCGTAGCGGCTTCAATTATGATGTATAAGTTTGTTAATTAA
- a CDS encoding DNA-binding protein — protein MDKMSIAEAAEFFGVSKEAIHNRIRRGSLVSEVEDGQKYVMVDSDSQATTKPSKKTTTNRSNNTHTDSKYYKLLEEQNSQLQNKVEKLETETRTLRDQKEQMLIEERIKIENIYKEKDEQLKNIINMISSNLMLETKPTIETAESVEAEIEAEEWISLNKFLKSRDVKKSKRKKIIKDFVKKAEKGDESILLKDKKCYIDINRFEYDL, from the coding sequence ATGGATAAGATGAGTATAGCTGAGGCTGCAGAGTTTTTTGGTGTATCTAAAGAGGCAATTCATAACAGAATAAGACGTGGTTCTTTGGTAAGTGAAGTTGAAGATGGACAAAAATATGTCATGGTTGATTCTGATTCACAAGCTACGACCAAGCCGTCTAAAAAAACAACTACAAACAGGTCAAATAATACTCATACAGATTCGAAGTATTATAAACTTTTAGAAGAACAAAATTCACAACTTCAAAATAAAGTGGAAAAACTTGAAACTGAAACTAGAACTCTGCGTGACCAAAAAGAGCAGATGCTTATTGAGGAGCGTATAAAGATAGAAAATATTTATAAAGAAAAAGATGAACAGCTAAAAAATATAATAAATATGATTTCATCTAATCTTATGTTGGAAACAAAACCTACTATTGAGACTGCCGAGAGTGTGGAAGCTGAAATAGAAGCGGAGGAATGGATATCACTTAATAAGTTTTTAAAATCACGTGACGTTAAAAAAAGTAAACGTAAAAAAATAATCAAAGACTTTGTCAAAAAAGCAGAAAAAGGCGATGAAAGCATTCTGCTAAAAGATAAAAAATGTTATATAGACATAAACAGGTTTGAATACGACTTATAG
- a CDS encoding MlaA family lipoprotein: MKIVFAFFLVFSLNLFSEDFNDGGFEDEFENEFSSKTSAVEVYDPLIGYNRFMTNVNDKLMISIVEPVTNGYRYIMPFCARKSIYNFFENLNYPVSVTSNLLQLKFKYSFTETVRFLTNSTLGILGLFDVADSWFGIKPHKEDLGQTLGYYGVGSGFPIVMPFFGQYNIRDLFGNITDNYLNPSYHASMKINDDMVSYATYTLVRGYKDINEYSLGDTSYSDLTKGAIDLYPFIRDAYEQNRNKLIGE, translated from the coding sequence ATGAAGATAGTTTTTGCTTTTTTTTTAGTATTCTCACTAAACCTGTTTAGTGAAGATTTTAACGACGGCGGATTTGAAGATGAGTTTGAAAATGAATTTTCGTCTAAAACTTCTGCCGTAGAGGTATATGACCCGCTTATAGGCTACAATCGTTTTATGACAAACGTTAATGATAAGTTGATGATAAGTATCGTCGAACCGGTAACGAACGGTTATAGATATATAATGCCTTTTTGTGCCAGAAAATCGATATATAATTTTTTTGAAAATCTAAATTATCCCGTAAGCGTTACAAGCAATCTCTTGCAATTAAAGTTTAAATACTCTTTTACCGAAACCGTACGTTTTTTAACAAACTCTACTCTTGGTATTTTAGGTTTGTTTGACGTGGCAGATAGCTGGTTTGGAATAAAACCGCACAAGGAAGATTTAGGTCAAACACTCGGATACTACGGCGTAGGTTCAGGTTTTCCTATAGTTATGCCTTTTTTCGGTCAATATAATATAAGAGATCTTTTTGGAAACATAACAGATAACTATTTAAATCCCAGCTATCATGCAAGTATGAAAATTAATGATGATATGGTATCATACGCCACTTATACTCTAGTAAGGGGATATAAAGATATAAACGAATACTCTCTAGGTGATACCAGCTATAGCGATTTAACCAAAGGCGCTATAGATTTATATCCGTTTATCAGAGATGCTTACGAGCAAAACAGGAACAAACTAATAGGGGAATAA
- a CDS encoding MlaC/ttg2D family ABC transporter substrate-binding protein, which translates to MKIFVSFLLGIFLPIYLNAQNADEKLLFDKMAVISNNFYEILNDDKNDAKTRREKIIQEVIPLFDFKLMARLSLDKNIRSSISKKQYHEFTNIFEDYIKDFYLDRIDLLKGTSSNVRESKQNKGNRVFVKATIDGDSGSTLVIYKFYKNKEQKWLIYDLEIANVSILQSYRSQFKSYLSEHSFEELLTKLKQQT; encoded by the coding sequence ATGAAAATATTTGTCAGCTTTTTGCTTGGTATTTTTTTACCGATTTATCTTAATGCCCAAAATGCAGATGAAAAACTTCTTTTTGACAAAATGGCCGTAATATCAAATAATTTTTACGAAATTTTAAACGATGATAAAAACGATGCTAAAACCAGAAGAGAAAAAATCATCCAAGAAGTAATACCTCTTTTTGACTTTAAACTTATGGCTAGATTATCTTTAGACAAAAATATCAGAAGTTCCATATCAAAAAAACAATATCACGAATTTACAAATATTTTTGAAGACTATATTAAAGATTTTTACCTAGATAGAATTGATTTGTTAAAAGGAACTTCTTCAAATGTAAGAGAATCAAAACAAAACAAAGGTAACCGCGTTTTTGTAAAGGCTACTATCGACGGTGATTCGGGAAGCACACTTGTTATTTATAAGTTTTACAAAAACAAAGAACAAAAATGGCTTATATATGATTTGGAGATTGCAAACGTCAGTATTTTACAAAGTTACCGTTCACAATTTAAAAGTTATTTAAGTGAGCACTCATTTGAAGAGTTGCTTACAAAACTAAAACAACAGACATGA
- a CDS encoding efflux RND transporter permease subunit, protein MIKDLYSKIVFKYTKYTLFFIFLLVGFLAFEAFKLEVDASAKTLLLENDKDLAYSREVYKRYKSQDLLMIAYTPKSYLLSDDTLKNIKKISSDLQKLPLVDSVNTILNIPLLETSKLSFEQLAEGAKTLETKGINKDEVKKELLNNPLYIENFVSPDFKTTSIMINLKDNFSKDVQHKNIVEIRSIMKKYQADADMFLGGANMIADDMISYVKSDLKNYGVIVLFLLILILYVVFKEIKWVLLPLIILFAAIVSSIGLLGLFEWQVTVVSSNFISFQLILTTSIIIHLVVRYRELASNSTKLIQKDLILKTVSSMVKPTFFAVITTIAGFSSLVLSGILPVINLGWMMSASLVLSFFLTYILFGSLMVFLKPSPPNKTFEKQFAITQLLSNIVQKHYKAIFILSFLTILFSISGASKLVVENSFINYFKSSTEIFQGMSIIDKQLGGTTPLDVTIDLIEDTTIQETSQKQKNSAFGEFEENMLDDFENEFETKEQENQYWFTSTKMQKIEKIHAYLESIPELGKVLSFGTVLRVGKTINNNEDLGNFQLALLYNEFPDDLKKQILNPYLSIKDNQVRFTIRIVDSNPDLRRDELLKKIRAELHEKVGIKKEHIHLSGLMVLYNNMLQSLFKSQILTLSVMVILLFVMFWSIFKSFRIGLAAIIANIIPIGIVFGFMGWFSIPLDMMTITIASISIGIAVDDTIHYLYRYKNEYLKFGNYIDAMQSSHTSIGHAMTYTSLAISIGFLVLVLSEFTPTIYFGLLTVVAMLVALATDLLLLPRLVISLNAFKGVAKKANSTF, encoded by the coding sequence ATGATAAAAGATTTATACAGCAAGATTGTTTTTAAATATACGAAATATACGCTTTTTTTTATATTTTTACTTGTTGGTTTTTTAGCTTTTGAAGCTTTTAAGCTAGAGGTTGATGCATCCGCTAAAACACTTCTTTTGGAAAACGATAAAGATCTTGCTTATTCAAGAGAAGTTTATAAGAGATACAAATCTCAAGACCTGCTTATGATAGCATATACGCCAAAATCTTATCTTTTAAGCGATGACACATTAAAAAATATTAAAAAAATATCTTCTGATTTGCAAAAGCTTCCGCTTGTAGATTCCGTTAACACTATTTTAAATATTCCTCTTCTTGAGACCTCCAAGCTCTCTTTTGAACAACTTGCAGAAGGGGCTAAAACTTTAGAAACAAAAGGGATAAATAAAGATGAGGTAAAAAAAGAGCTTTTAAACAACCCATTATATATCGAAAATTTTGTAAGTCCGGATTTTAAAACAACTTCAATTATGATTAACCTAAAAGACAATTTCTCAAAAGATGTCCAACATAAAAATATAGTTGAAATCCGCTCCATTATGAAAAAATACCAAGCAGATGCAGATATGTTTCTCGGCGGTGCTAATATGATAGCCGACGATATGATATCTTACGTCAAAAGTGACTTAAAAAATTATGGGGTTATCGTACTTTTTTTACTTATTTTAATTTTATACGTAGTTTTTAAAGAGATTAAATGGGTACTTCTTCCGCTTATCATCCTTTTTGCGGCTATTGTTTCATCAATAGGTCTGCTTGGACTATTTGAATGGCAAGTTACCGTTGTTTCATCAAACTTTATATCTTTTCAGTTAATTTTAACCACTTCAATTATCATTCACTTGGTAGTTAGATATAGAGAGTTGGCATCTAATTCAACCAAACTTATTCAAAAAGACTTAATTTTAAAAACAGTATCGTCTATGGTAAAACCTACTTTTTTTGCCGTTATTACTACCATAGCAGGTTTTTCATCTCTCGTACTATCAGGCATCTTGCCCGTAATTAACCTTGGATGGATGATGAGTGCGAGTTTGGTACTATCATTTTTTCTTACATATATTTTATTTGGTTCACTTATGGTTTTTCTAAAACCCTCCCCTCCGAATAAAACATTTGAAAAACAGTTTGCAATAACTCAACTTTTATCAAATATAGTTCAAAAACACTACAAGGCTATATTTATTTTAAGTTTTTTAACAATACTCTTTAGCATCAGCGGTGCTTCCAAACTCGTTGTAGAGAATAGTTTTATAAACTATTTCAAATCTTCTACAGAAATATTTCAAGGTATGAGTATTATAGATAAACAGCTTGGAGGTACTACTCCGCTTGACGTTACGATAGATTTAATAGAAGACACGACTATACAAGAGACTTCCCAAAAACAAAAGAACTCTGCTTTTGGAGAGTTTGAAGAAAATATGCTAGATGATTTTGAAAACGAGTTTGAAACCAAAGAGCAGGAAAACCAATACTGGTTTACATCTACAAAGATGCAAAAAATAGAAAAAATTCATGCCTATTTAGAATCAATACCCGAACTTGGGAAAGTCCTCTCTTTTGGAACTGTTTTACGGGTAGGTAAAACGATAAACAATAATGAAGACCTTGGGAACTTTCAACTTGCCCTTTTATATAACGAATTTCCTGATGATTTAAAAAAACAGATATTAAACCCGTATCTGAGCATAAAAGACAATCAGGTCAGATTTACCATACGTATAGTCGATTCAAATCCCGACCTACGCAGGGATGAACTTTTAAAAAAGATAAGAGCAGAACTTCACGAAAAAGTAGGTATAAAAAAAGAGCATATTCATCTATCTGGACTTATGGTACTTTATAACAATATGCTTCAGAGTCTTTTCAAATCTCAAATACTAACTCTAAGCGTTATGGTTATACTTTTGTTTGTTATGTTTTGGAGTATTTTTAAATCTTTTCGTATAGGTTTGGCTGCAATTATCGCAAATATTATCCCTATTGGTATAGTATTTGGATTTATGGGTTGGTTTTCAATTCCGCTTGATATGATGACGATAACCATTGCATCTATCAGTATCGGTATAGCCGTGGACGATACTATACACTATCTGTATAGATATAAAAACGAGTATTTAAAATTTGGAAACTACATAGATGCGATGCAAAGTTCACATACAAGTATAGGTCATGCTATGACTTATACCTCGCTTGCTATCTCTATAGGATTTTTAGTATTGGTTTTATCGGAATTTACACCGACTATATATTTTGGTTTACTAACCGTTGTAGCTATGCTTGTAGCTCTTGCAACAGACCTTCTTTTATTGCCAAGACTTGTAATTAGCCTAAATGCTTTTAAAGGAGTAGCCAAAAAAGCAAACTCTACTTTCTAG
- a CDS encoding succinate dehydrogenase/fumarate reductase iron-sulfur subunit: MNIKIKRDELVEYNVSELKGATLLETLNYIKTKIDPTLTYSSGCRSSVCGSCAVRVNEKEVLACSYKVQEGDVIEPLKNVEVIRDLVVNMDKAYEFNAKSKAWINKSASTPDVTQENEKLNEVQSDCILCASCYSACPVYAVNPEFKGPFSLTRVYKYVSDVRDSDAKEKIDVIQTNGIWDCTLCNECTMVCPQDISSKADIEKLRMKSTQYGYMDPNFGSFDGGLDFL, from the coding sequence ATGAACATAAAAATAAAAAGAGACGAGTTAGTAGAATACAATGTTTCAGAGTTAAAAGGTGCGACGCTTTTAGAGACTCTTAATTATATAAAAACAAAAATAGATCCTACTCTTACATACTCTAGCGGATGCAGAAGCAGTGTTTGTGGTAGCTGTGCAGTGCGTGTAAATGAAAAAGAGGTACTGGCTTGTTCATATAAAGTTCAAGAAGGTGATGTCATAGAGCCTTTAAAAAATGTAGAAGTTATACGTGATTTGGTTGTAAATATGGACAAGGCTTACGAGTTTAATGCAAAGTCAAAAGCTTGGATAAATAAAAGTGCATCTACACCTGATGTCACTCAAGAAAATGAAAAACTAAATGAGGTGCAGAGTGACTGCATACTATGTGCATCTTGTTACAGTGCTTGTCCGGTATATGCGGTAAACCCCGAGTTTAAAGGTCCTTTTTCACTAACACGTGTGTATAAATACGTAAGTGATGTTAGAGATTCGGATGCAAAAGAAAAAATAGATGTTATTCAAACTAACGGTATTTGGGATTGTACCTTATGTAACGAGTGTACAATGGTTTGTCCACAGGATATATCAAGCAAAGCCGATATCGAAAAACTGAGAATGAAATCTACCCAATACGGTTATATGGATCCAAACTTTGGAAGCTTTGACGGGGGACTTGACTTTCTTTAG
- a CDS encoding sensor histidine kinase: protein MNDASQKSFWLFLSLYLSSSFILLITSSYWFYNAQVSMQKANDYYKLKNISDEVSSEVIMAHMMNKPLSLKKYPNTSIGLFNKKKELLYGSVIQDIDFTKDKYMIGDVFSVISHGAANHLNIAYVVVQNTESVVSLKKIREKIFFITTAIAMLIIIIAVVLGKIFLKPIKDKIQEIEDFVKDTTHELNTPITALMMSTSRLKDVKECNKKSIQNISISTKQLYDIYSSLSYINFETKEKDKLVMFDNIVKESAEYFNELIEKKNIVLTLDTKPCSITIAPTKAKMLINNLLSNSIKYSHPNSNIKIYLDETKLIVEDEGIGIEDKKLKTIFKRFTRANSYAGGFGVGMSIIESIIKEYSFKIEINSTVNVGTKITIYFTKSK from the coding sequence ATGAATGATGCATCGCAAAAGTCGTTTTGGCTTTTTTTATCTTTATATCTCAGTTCGTCTTTTATACTTTTAATCACCTCGTCATATTGGTTTTACAATGCTCAAGTCTCTATGCAAAAAGCAAATGATTACTACAAACTAAAAAATATAAGCGACGAAGTAAGTTCAGAAGTCATAATGGCTCATATGATGAACAAACCGCTCTCTTTAAAAAAATATCCAAATACCTCTATTGGTCTTTTTAACAAGAAAAAAGAGTTGCTATACGGTTCCGTTATTCAAGATATAGACTTCACAAAAGACAAATATATGATAGGCGATGTTTTTTCGGTAATATCTCACGGAGCTGCAAATCATCTAAATATAGCATATGTAGTAGTTCAAAATACCGAATCTGTAGTTTCTCTCAAAAAAATCAGAGAAAAAATATTTTTTATAACAACTGCTATAGCTATGCTGATTATTATAATAGCGGTAGTTTTGGGAAAAATATTTTTAAAACCTATAAAAGACAAAATTCAAGAAATTGAAGATTTTGTAAAAGATACTACACATGAGTTAAATACACCAATCACCGCACTTATGATGAGTACATCCAGATTAAAAGACGTAAAAGAATGTAATAAAAAGAGTATACAAAATATCTCAATCAGCACAAAACAGCTTTATGATATATACTCATCACTAAGTTACATAAACTTTGAAACAAAAGAAAAAGACAAACTTGTTATGTTTGATAATATAGTAAAAGAGAGTGCAGAGTATTTTAACGAACTGATTGAGAAAAAAAACATAGTCTTAACACTCGATACTAAACCCTGTTCTATAACTATAGCCCCTACAAAAGCAAAAATGCTTATAAACAATCTACTTAGCAACTCCATAAAATATTCCCATCCAAATTCAAACATAAAGATCTATTTAGATGAGACAAAACTTATTGTTGAGGATGAAGGTATCGGTATTGAAGATAAAAAGCTAAAAACAATTTTTAAAAGGTTTACACGTGCTAATTCTTATGCAGGCGGTTTTGGTGTCGGAATGAGCATTATAGAGAGCATAATAAAAGAATATAGTTTTAAAATAGAGATAAACTCAACCGTTAACGTAGGTACTAAAATAACTATTTATTTTACAAAATCCAAGTAG
- the dbpA gene encoding ATP-dependent RNA helicase DbpA yields MNTQNFSSLNLTDAMLKNLEKIGYKHMTPIQAKALPFILKKNDLIAKAKTGSGKTAAFGIGLLSNLDIKKFRVQSLVLCPTRELADQVANELRQIAKFAHNIKILTLCGGVAFGPQLGSLRHQAHIIVGTPGRVLKHLNKNSLSLQDLNMLVLDEADRMLDMGFIEEIQNVIDFAPKKRQTLLFSATYPDEIKDLCKSILDNPIEVEAHLQEVPNEISEYFYEVKANEKVKTLVEIFSRYKPNDVIVFCNTKLECDELAGELQDSNIDALALHGDLEQYERNDVLVQFSNKSCPVLVATDVAARGLDIKDLDMVVNYNLPFTQETYTHRIGRTGRAGAKGISITLYIDKELEKADEYKDEKREFLKIDNFSDTSTFKMQPEFVTLVIEGGKKDKLRKGDILGSLTGDIGLSGENIGKIDIYDRQTYVALKNGFEENIIKNIIIKKKRFTTWIL; encoded by the coding sequence ATGAATACACAAAACTTCTCCTCTTTAAATTTAACAGACGCAATGCTTAAAAACTTGGAAAAAATCGGTTACAAACATATGACACCGATTCAAGCTAAGGCTCTTCCTTTTATACTGAAAAAAAATGATTTAATAGCCAAAGCAAAAACAGGAAGCGGTAAAACCGCAGCTTTTGGCATCGGACTTTTAAGCAACCTTGATATTAAAAAATTTCGTGTCCAATCCCTTGTACTTTGTCCTACCCGCGAACTTGCCGATCAAGTTGCAAATGAGCTTCGCCAAATTGCAAAATTTGCACACAATATTAAGATATTAACACTTTGCGGCGGTGTGGCTTTTGGTCCTCAACTTGGTTCACTCAGGCATCAGGCACATATAATAGTAGGTACGCCCGGACGTGTTTTAAAGCATCTGAACAAAAACTCTTTAAGTCTTCAAGATTTAAATATGCTGGTACTCGATGAGGCTGACAGGATGCTTGATATGGGTTTTATAGAAGAGATTCAAAATGTTATAGATTTTGCACCAAAGAAAAGACAGACTCTTCTTTTCTCGGCAACGTATCCAGATGAGATAAAAGATCTGTGTAAAAGTATTTTGGATAATCCTATAGAGGTCGAAGCCCATTTGCAAGAAGTTCCAAATGAGATTAGCGAGTATTTTTACGAAGTTAAAGCAAATGAAAAAGTTAAAACATTAGTTGAAATTTTTAGCAGATATAAACCAAACGATGTGATTGTTTTTTGTAATACAAAACTAGAATGTGATGAGTTGGCGGGTGAACTTCAAGACTCAAACATAGATGCCCTTGCTTTACACGGAGACTTGGAACAGTATGAGCGTAACGACGTGTTAGTACAGTTTTCAAACAAAAGTTGCCCTGTGTTAGTAGCTACCGATGTAGCTGCACGTGGTCTTGATATAAAAGATTTGGATATGGTTGTAAACTATAACCTGCCTTTTACTCAGGAGACATACACACATAGAATAGGTCGGACAGGTCGTGCAGGTGCAAAGGGCATCAGTATAACTCTTTACATAGATAAAGAGTTAGAAAAAGCAGATGAATACAAAGATGAAAAAAGAGAATTTTTAAAAATAGATAATTTTTCGGATACATCAACTTTTAAAATGCAACCGGAGTTTGTAACTCTTGTGATTGAAGGCGGAAAAAAGGACAAGCTAAGAAAAGGAGATATCTTAGGTTCACTAACGGGAGATATAGGCTTGAGCGGTGAAAATATCGGTAAAATCGACATCTACGACAGACAAACATATGTAGCATTAAAGAATGGTTTTGAAGAAAATATCATAAAAAACATTATAATTAAGAAAAAACGATTTACTACTTGGATTTTGTAA